Below is a genomic region from Dioscorea cayenensis subsp. rotundata cultivar TDr96_F1 chromosome 14, TDr96_F1_v2_PseudoChromosome.rev07_lg8_w22 25.fasta, whole genome shotgun sequence.
CAAGAACTaaactgtgtttttttttttttgtagaattaAACTGTGACATTTGagcttgtttcatttgtttCATACGGTGATCAAAGATATTGAATAGCTGTAAATTCACATATGCAAAGAGACAACCTATACAGTTTTCATGATTGTTTCATTGTTCTCAAAGAGAAGTAAAGAGCAGTAAATTCACATATGCAAAGAGACAATCCTATGCAGCATTtgatattgtttcaattgtttcAAGGATGATGACTGACAGTGAAAAGCAGTGAATTCACATATCCAAAGAGACAACCCAATGCAGCTATTAAGACTGTTCCAATTGTAATCAAAATGACAAAGAGATATACCTGTCAGCATTGAACGATGAAGAGCGCTTAAGAGCAGAGACATCAGCAACACCTTCCTCTCTATGCCTGTTAGTCTCAATCAAGCTCCCACTGAAGTACTCTTTATCCTCCAACCTCAATCCCATGAGCCTTGGATTATCGGATAAGCAATCAAGCTCTCCAAGCATCCCAGAACCCCGAAGCACCGTTGGAGTAAACTTCATCCTAGAGAACCTTGAATGGTGATCCTTCACAGAGATTGACCCACAAGTGATCAAATGCATGAGCACATTGCTAGCTCTCAACCTTGTCCTTGCAGAAACAAGCATTTGATCTCCTTCTGAAATTCTGAAGTTATTCATTTTGACCTCAGCTCTGATCAATGACTCCAAAGTTTCCACCTTTCTCTCCGACAACACTGGGGAAATCTCCTCCCTCTCAATCTCAGACCTCTGTTTCTGCTTATCAACAGAGCTATCCTCAGTCCACATTCCTCGATCACAAGTCTCCTTCTTGCGCCCCTCCTTGGTCTGTGTCGCCACATCTTGAGCAATGCTTGGATTGCAAACCTGCAATTCTACCGAGCTTCCAGCACCATCATCAGAACAACCAGTGCTGGATGAGGATGAGGAATGCAGCCGCCGAGGTGGAGGTTTCAGCTCGGCATTTCTCCGAACAGGTTGCGAGCATTCCAATTTCACAAAGCTACCACGATTAAACCCTTGATCAGAACCATGAGATTGATCCAAAATCTCAGAACCCTTGAGCACGTACTCATTCCCACTCGCCGGAAAAACAAGATCATCCTCCTCAAGATCATGCCACACAAATCCAGTCTTATAACTCCTgcaaacaaaatcatcaaacaaACACTAAAAAAGAATCGATTTTTACTCATCAATTCCATACCTTTTGCAAGACCAAGCATACATCCCTCCCATTCCCTTCCCTCTCAGCACATTCAACCTCTCAATCACatctaaacaacaacaacaacaacaacaacaagaatcaAAGAACCAGAACAAAACCATTccacaattaaaaacaaagaaaaagaaaaaccatggATCAAAAGCACTGACCTTTGAGATATAGGCCATCAGGAGAAGAGAGAGGGACCTCAATGAAGTGAGGGTGTTCAAGATGGCGATTTCTACAGAGATAGTAAACAACCGGGACCTTTCTTTCATGTTGGAGCTTCGGCAGCGGCTCCGACCATGGTCTGGCTCGCTCAGGGCTAACTTCCAGTAAATACTTCCGCATTGTTGACCAGAAACCTGCTTCAATCGAGGAGGAAGAGCAGAGAAATCTAGGGTTTATCAATGGCTCCGCAAGCGAGAACAGTGACAGTGAAGAGGATGAGTAGCAGTTGCACTGCTGTACTGAGAATCTCACAAACTGGCAGAGAAGAAGGTggcttttttatatatacaccctttaaaaaattttaatttttgctctacttacaaataaaataatatttcatttttttattaatttttttatttgttaaaaaaataaattatactaCTAAGAGACCACTGGCCTGACCTTTTCAATGATTGTAAAGCTGATTGAAAAGGTCTTTGGATAACAATCAGACAATTCTCacaatttattaataacacaGATCACATATTTCATACGGCCACGCAAGACACGCTATCTCCCCTTCTTGATATTATCCCCGAATGTTCTCACACACAGAATGACTCTCTTAATTGGACCCTTGAAAAAAGTGGCACTTTCACAGTTAAATCCTTCTATAAATATCTTATTGATGGTGGAACCCGCAGCCCACTGTACTACCACCTTTTTTGGAAAAGTCGTAACCCTAGAAATATCACTCTGTTCTGCTGGCTAGCTGGAGAAGACAAGATCCTCACTCTCTCTAGCTTATTCAAGAAAGgttgtaattttcaaaattccacTGACACCTGTGTCCTCTGTCACAACGGTTCCGAGAACATTCAACATCTTTTCATCGATTGCGAATTCTCCAAACGCATCTGGGCATTCTTTACTCAATCCTTAGATTCATCTTCTCTCCCACAAACCATCCCGCTCTTGTGGACCTCCTGGATTCTGTCCCTTACACCTCGACTCCGACCACTCTGGGACCTCATTTCTCGTGCAATTTTATGGAATATTTGTCTTGAAAGGAACTCTCGTATCTTTCAACAGACTGCTTTACcacaattaaacataatttttaaaactgctaatatgcttctttcatGGTTCCCAACAGCTGCGGATAGACATCAACAAACATTCAATGAAGCATCacagaaaatcaagcgctcCCTTGACTTCCTCAGTGCAAGCGCATCAAATCCTCCTGGCGAAGTCGATCACGACACCCCATAGGAGTTGCTGCACCACCAGATCTTCTGGCCAGACCTGAGATGTCAGACGGTGTCTTCCGCCTGAACATGCTTTTacctccttttatttttatttctctgcTTTATTGTACTTTTCTCcttcacttctggtgagagaaTTTTATCCCTGTactgttttttctttctcaataaatcagtggtttatccacttttcatcaaaaaataaataaataaattatatttttttcatatttatgtgATGCTAATGAAGGATGAGAGTGAGTGATAAAATAGCCAAACCCACCTGGTTGAAGTTATTAGCAGCACCAAAATAAATCTCTCGTGTAACCCATACACCATAAAGACAGACACTTatcgtttttttttaaaatatatattataatatatctagttaaaataattttattaaaattgtttttttttgctatGTAAATATTTTAGAGAATATTGGAATATGAAGGTTTATTCACTcattttaatcatatatttttaaatatgtgatttgaatttatatttttttcaaataattattaattaacagCTCATATGAGTCTATGTTAAAGAGAAAGAGATCAAAAcacattgtttatttgtttttttattttatgaagcaAAACTAATAATAgtactataaaatttttaaaagaaaataatatatttctaaaattatatatatatacatgataaaataaatttaaaaaaatgcttaaataaatttaatggaAAATAACGCTATGTCTCTCTAGACTCTTTTGATTCAGTGAAAAATCAttcaattatattaaatttttaaaactttctcatttttaactttaaattaaattaaaattataaaaattactcTTATTTTCCTCCCTCAACATCATGTTTGTGTTTGATGCATACTTTTGCATTTGATCCATGCTCTCACACTTGGATACAAGGACAACTTCACTTTTTTTCTAAGTGTGTTGTCTCCTTTGCATCCGGTATCACATTACATTGATGttaaaagatatttataatattttattaaaatattatgcaCATCAAGATTAGAAAGacaaaataataagataataattgaaaagtagaaagaaaaaaattcaaagagaCTATATTATTACAAGGAAAGCTTGCAATGGTCTTtagtaatttttattgtttataaaattaaacTTAGAACAATAGTCTTACAATGAAAACATATTGGGAGTTTCAAATgtatttcctatatatatatatatatatatatatgggagagATATTTAGCTTGCTTTTTGAAAGGGAAAAGTATAAGaactttatttagtttgttaGAAAATCTTTTGGCATGTGATCAAAGAATAAAAGTTCATGAATGCACCAATATATGTTCATTATAAAATGTTCATGGATGTTTGGttctattctttatttattttgactttttCTTGTGTACATATTCCAATGCATTGAAGgaaaaagtaacaaaaagaaaaggacatGTATTGACCTTGATATAATACAAACATGTAAGGCCATGCCATATCCCATACGTAATTTTAAATAGGTAAAGTCTTAATTAGTCCCTCCATATAAAGATTTATCTCTATGATCCCTgaacaaagaaaaatgaaaaattcaactcaattaaataaaaatttattagatataattaaaaaatatttaggatATTACCAAAGTTCCATagaatagatatttttatagtttattaaattctttttataaaGCAAACAAGTTATATGTAAGGGctttacataaatataaaattgtatgaaattaaatctaaataaatttatgttctCTTTTTACATGAGTTGAGATTCTAATCagttttttagtaaaaattgaAACATTTTGTACATAAAACTCAATGCCAATAGACTAAAATATcattagcattaaaatattttttaattataaaataaatttaaatatctttaatatattgaaattaatatacttttgatgaaaaaagtaattgaaatatataccaaaactaaataaaaaattttaaataaggattttattaaacaatctatatatattaaaataggaAAGTGTCTTGCTATATGTCTTTTAGTCAAAATcgtataatattataataatataaaaatatttataattatctttaattttgtaacaaaattttaaaagcaaattataattttaaaaatatttataattaaaaaacgtTGATAATTTCAAAAGATTGATGaaactttgatataaaaataaaaataccattcAAATATAAACTCCAATTGATTATACATTATTAGGGGGTTGTATTGTATgaacttcaaaaatttttaaaatttagattaaatatgttgtttttaaaaatttgcgTAACAATATacttaattaaatttcaaatattattatcaaaatcataataattatgttgggtatgaatattatttttaacatatattaATCTCTTCCGTGGATAGTTCGGGCATAatactaatttataaatataactaCAAAGCTTAAGtgcattttaaataattaatcaaagaagaaagtgaatacagTTTAAATAAATTTCAGGGACTAATTGTGACTTtcaccttatatatatatagtatataaaagtAGCACAAATTCCAAGGCCGGAGGACAAAAAGATCACGACAGTGCATGATATCCAACGTCCACGCTAAGTTTTTATTATCAAATAGTACAAAAGTTTGTAAACCACAATACAATATTATCATATGGTCCTCAAGTGCtgacattttaaaattaaaaaataataaaaaaacaggTTTTGCACTGCTACCATGCTTTATAGATGAAAGTGTTGCAGTGGAAAAAGAGTGTTCATGGACTTTGGATTTGATGGCTAACTTTTCCGTATGTTTATTTGGATAAAAGGTATTTAATGCTCTTGGTGCTTTTTTGGGTcttgagttttaaaaatatatcatttgtataaaatttttataatttaaaaaaacaggAAAGTTATCTCCCTATTAAACAGAAAGatcaaatattaaacaaaataatactatATAT
It encodes:
- the LOC120275372 gene encoding protein UPSTREAM OF FLC-like; protein product: MRKYLLEVSPERARPWSEPLPKLQHERKVPVVYYLCRNRHLEHPHFIEVPLSSPDGLYLKDVIERLNVLRGKGMGGMYAWSCKRSYKTGFVWHDLEEDDLVFPASGNEYVLKGSEILDQSHGSDQGFNRGSFVKLECSQPVRRNAELKPPPRRLHSSSSSSTGCSDDGAGSSVELQVCNPSIAQDVATQTKEGRKKETCDRGMWTEDSSVDKQKQRSEIEREEISPVLSERKVETLESLIRAEVKMNNFRISEGDQMLVSARTRLRASNVLMHLITCGSISVKDHHSRFSRMKFTPTVLRGSGMLGELDCLSDNPRLMGLRLEDKEYFSGSLIETNRHREEGVADVSALKRSSSFNADRHCTSPDSKKEKELRTDSSRSKCLPKTIKIMSNKQSRNATMRSPTSEAPRTSSAMLDSSKSSPLCSSKAGSSRIITDASSQKGSSMRLESFKEHNDKVIKIEERLTSGARVIIQSTAICDDKEDISCSSS